TAGTATGGATAGTATCTGTACATTAAAATAGACCAAAGTGCTGGAAAATTGGTTTTGTCTACTTACTCATTCTCCTGCACACGCTGtgcctttccccttttcctgcgTGATTTATCCAGCATGGAGATATTAACAGGAAACAAACCCTCCATCAGGTCCAAGGCAGTTTTTCTAAGAGGATGAGGCATGAGAATGCCCACCAGAGATCTGTCTTTGGCAATGATCTCCAGAGCAAGCTCCTGGTACCGCTGCTCCTCAgaaggctgcagcctcctctggGTGTCTCCCTCCAGGGGAACATCATCAGgggtgctgtgcagggatgtTTCCTGGGCAAGGAGACCTTTGCCTGGATGTTTGTGTCCTTGGTGAGGCCCAGCTGGTGCTGTGTGCAGATGCATCCCCTGCTCTGGATGCTTGAGTGCAGCACTCCCACCCAGAGACTGAGTTCTGCATTCCTCCTCCACTCCAGCACTCTCCTTGCTTCCATCTCCTGGGACAGGAATGGGGGTTTCAGGAGTCTGCTCCTTTTTATCCTGACCACACTCACGTCCAGTTATGTCATTATGTTCATCATTCTTGGGTCCATCTTTCTCAGGATCACAGAAACTGTAAGGAAGGAGAGAGTTCCTTTTACTTGGAAGAGATTTTTTGCAGACTGTTTAAGAGCTGTGATCAGATGTTTGTGATGTTATGGTTCTGTCTGGAACTTTCAGCTACTTTTATGCTAACCTGCTAAACCAggaaatttaagaaaaaaaaattcattttacatAAGCCATTCAAATGTCCAGAAACCATTGGGGTATTTTTGAAAGAGTGGAAATTTTTTCAGTACCAAAGAGTCAGCATCATTGCCTTGCTGAGACAGAGTTCAGATGCTTATCTCCCTTGATGCTCCTCAAACTAGCAAACAAATATAGAGAGTTAAACCACAAACTTCCTAACTAGTGATGTGTAAACGGCacagtttttttttctgtggaaaaacaCACCAAAATCCCCTATTGCACCAGTCCTGCTCACACACACTCTCCGGGACTGGGCATCTCCGAGATGTTGGAAATGCTGTTTTCTCCAGGCTCGGAGGAGGGAGCTGCGATCCCAGAGATCTGATGGAACAGGgacagctgctcagggctggcactTCCCGCAGTGGAAACGATTTTAGAGGCTGACCCAGAGAGCAGGGGGGAATATTCCCGCACGGCCAGCTAAGGGAGCAGCGAAGGGAGCAGCGCCGGGGtcccaccctggggacaggacaCGGGCTGTGCCCAGCGCAGCCCCGCAGCCTCACCTGGAGGGGCCCGGGCAGCTCCCACGGCGCCGGCGCGGAGCTGCTGCACATCTGGCACATCTGCACGGCTCCTGGAAGGGAAAACAGCACActggggcagccagcactgcaggcGAGGCAGCTGCTGAATTTTGCTCCCATTTTTGTTATCCCCAGAAAGGGAAGCTGATGGTAGAGCTCCGAGTAGGTTCACTGAGGtttgtcctttttcttttctttttttttttttcgtggtttttttgtttggttgttgttttttctaGGGCGAAAAGTTTggtttttgttccctttttttttttttttttaaatctttggggttatttttgtctacatcttttttattaattaaattgCTATGATGCTCTTCCTAGGTAGcatcattttttccccctagaaaacaaaaaaacagctGTCAACAAAAGACACCTCTACTGTCATAGCAATTCAGAAATTCAGCATTGGTGGAAGTTTGTCAGTCTCTTCAGTAGGGTAATTTTGGTGGTATGtatagtaatttattttttggccctttattttctttattctccTCAACAATATTGACAGCTACTGTCTTTCAAATTCAGAAGCCAAAAAATGTTGGTAATTTATAATTCTCCCTGTAATGACCTTTTTTTGGGATAGGGCTCTAATGAAGTTGCTGTCATTAACACTACTAGAGCACAAACAGCCTCATCCAGCATACAGCACATGTTCTCTGCAAATGTATCTTTAAGTGCCAGAGTCCCTGTTGAGTTTCTTTATGCCCCTTTCAGGTACTGGTGTCTTACCTGTGTGGAAGAAGGAGTGGATTTTGGTCTCTCAGGAGCTCTCCCAGATGCAGAACCCCCTGCCTGTGGGAGACTTTCAGCAGATGGACACTTGCTGGTACAGCTCCTGTCCCCTTGGCTGGGATCACACCTGCTGCTCCCGTTCCGTGGGGGAGCAAAAGGCAAAGGAGGAAAAACATCTGGTGATTTCTGTTCAGAGAGAGGTTGGCAGAAAACCTCATCATTCTGCATCTTCCTGCTCCCATTTGGGTTGGAAATCTGGCCAGGAGGGCCTTTGGGATTTGACAGCCTCTCCTGCAGGGGTGGCTTCTGCAGTGGGAGGTGTTGTGAGCCCCCTGGCCTTTGACTGATCTTTCGTTCCATGTATTTGATCAGTGCACTGTGCTGGATTTGTTTCAGCTCTGTCCTGGAGACACTTGAACTGGAAAGTGCCTTTCCTCTGTTCTCCAGATCCCTTCTCCTGGATGCCACTGTGCCTTGCTCAGTGGTTTCATCCCTAGCTTGACTCCATGATATTTCCTTATCCATTAGGTGATTGAGCTTCTCAGGCTCAGAGTAGCACAGTTTCTTTTGCTCTTGGGTtacccttttccttccccctgcTTGACCTTTTTGTGGCCTCCTTATTTCTTCATTTCTATTGAAGCTTTCCAAGGATTCCAGATGGGAGGGGGAGCAAGGAACAGGTTTGGCATCCTCACTTGCACTGGATAACGAGAAAGACCGAAGGTGTTCAATGGATGGCCTTTTAGAGGATTTCTGTCTCAGTCTGACAGGCAAACTCATCTGTAAgtcttttcttttaaaggagGTTTCTTTGAGAACCTTTTTCTGGGCCATTTTAAGTTTTTCTATGTAGTCATTCTGGAAACTCTCTTCTGTGAATGAAGCAGGACTCCTGAAAATGAGGTCTTTGTTCTGAAGCTGGAGATCATCAGCACTGTGCTGGTGGTGGTGGCTGCTCCTCTGAAGCTGATGGCCCTCTCTTTGTATCTCTACACACTGTGCTGAGGCAGCATAGCTGCTAGTTAGAATTTCTTTTGGTGAGCTCCTTGAGTCCTTGCTGGGGTGCAGGACACTGGTGGTTCTCCCTGCAGACAGATAGTAAAGCATGGGAGTTGCCTGCCTGGTTATTTGCTCCCCAGCATGGTCCTCCCAGAGCTGTCTTGAGAGCTGTGTTAGAAATACAGTCTGGAGTTTCTGAACAGGAGGTTCCTCTTGCTCCAGACACGTGCTGAGGTCAGGACTGCTGTTGTTACCCCGCTTTCCTTTCTGCACTTCACGTAATGACTGAGATGTGGACTCTTCCTTTGGTCTGAAAGAAGCCATTTGGCTTGTGCCATCATCACAGCATTgcttccttccctgctccagctcctcacacTGAGGGTGCTCCTCTtccacagcactgcagctgcaggacagTGATGATCTCTGCACTTTGTTTTGCTGGTTTGGGACTGGTTCCCTAATATTGCTCATAATTTTTCCTTCAGAATCATAACACTGATTTTTGTCTGCATAACTGTTCAGCTTCCTGGGAGCATTTTTATTTAGAAGAGCATTCTCCATGTATTTTAATTCCGAGCTGTCCTCAAACACATCCTGATCCATGTCTGAATCCCACTCAGTGTGGAGTGGGccctgagcacagggcagggactcTTTCCTCTGGCTGGGCCCTGGCACAGTGCTTGGCAGAGCTGCTTCTCTGGCACCTGCCCTACACACA
The Zonotrichia albicollis isolate bZonAlb1 chromosome 15, bZonAlb1.hap1, whole genome shotgun sequence genome window above contains:
- the LOC102074645 gene encoding protein Shroom1 isoform X2, producing MTSAGNEIERWTHRQGGRAGKLEEPVTSPENDHLLSVKSVSSMEHPLHLPGRADSAYSSFSGGSNIPENPTPSCQGDYLCVPPEQAPYMDSEYVTGIYNLSAAHPALRSPQARKAPELSVPNSSHSCGVTPAQRTSNQGPAALAAPLLSPPRCPKSCNITTRPLDTPRERKGSAGHNEGSRQPAPGVQHREGPWGQHWDALTEQGVGPPREKPLENQGLSSDFTKVSKVQPLKTEENGEWIPSQQPTKRSKHIFRRPSSFIFQEYLKTDSVVNVPKILSEFNSGHGNKIPKEMNSKSYHQAHSKPSAVNDTQQVKQCPRGVCRAGAREAALPSTVPGPSQRKESLPCAQGPLHTEWDSDMDQDVFEDSSELKYMENALLNKNAPRKLNSYADKNQCYDSEGKIMSNIREPVPNQQNKVQRSSLSCSCSAVEEEHPQCEELEQGRKQCCDDGTSQMASFRPKEESTSQSLREVQKGKRGNNSSPDLSTCLEQEEPPVQKLQTVFLTQLSRQLWEDHAGEQITRQATPMLYYLSAGRTTSVLHPSKDSRSSPKEILTSSYAASAQCVEIQREGHQLQRSSHHHQHSADDLQLQNKDLIFRSPASFTEESFQNDYIEKLKMAQKKVLKETSFKRKDLQMSLPVRLRQKSSKRPSIEHLRSFSLSSASEDAKPVPCSPSHLESLESFNRNEEIRRPQKGQAGGRKRVTQEQKKLCYSEPEKLNHLMDKEISWSQARDETTEQGTVASRRRDLENRGKALSSSSVSRTELKQIQHSALIKYMERKISQRPGGSQHLPLQKPPLQERLSNPKGPPGQISNPNGSRKMQNDEVFCQPLSEQKSPDVFPPLPFAPPRNGSSRCDPSQGDRSCTSKCPSAESLPQAGGSASGRAPERPKSTPSSTQEPCRCARCAAAPRRRRGSCPGPSSFCDPEKDGPKNDEHNDITGRECGQDKKEQTPETPIPVPGDGSKESAGVEEECRTQSLGGSAALKHPEQGMHLHTAPAGPHQGHKHPGKGLLAQETSLHSTPDDVPLEGDTQRRLQPSEEQRYQELALEIIAKDRSLVGILMPHPLRKTALDLMEGLFPVNISMLDKSRRKRGKAQRVQENEKSHGDGPEECPKSEHETKQRSKYPASMRNQVLKRNRDSTSKLDDLTSKKLELMASLQSRLQALWEEQELVLLEVRECARWGEELEVLLRELCQPQEFERYLMFIGDLEKVLSLLLCLSSRLARVQNALSRTDGNTEPEEKQSLNERHQLLSRQREDAKDLKENLDRRERVVSGILAKYLTEQQLQDYQHFVQVKTSLLIEQKDLEEQIKFFEEQLENLDQSIPI
- the LOC102074645 gene encoding protein Shroom1 isoform X1, whose translation is MTSAGNEIERWTHRQGGRAGKLEEPVTSPENDHLLSVKSVSSMEHPLHLPGRADSAYSSFSGGSNIPENPTPSCQGDYLCVPPEQAPYMDSEYVTGIYNLSAAHPALRSPQARKAPELSVPNSSHSCGVTPAQRTSNQGPAALAAPLLSPPRCPKSCNITTRPLDTPRERKGSAGHNEGSRQPAPGVQHREGPWGQHWDALTEQGVGPPREKPLENQGLSSDFTKVSKVQPLKTEENGEWIPSQQPTKRSKHIFRRPSSFIFQEYLKTDSVVNVPKILSEFNSGHGNKIPKEMNSKSYHQAHSKPSAVNDTQQVKQCPRGVCRAGAREAALPSTVPGPSQRKESLPCAQGPLHTEWDSDMDQDVFEDSSELKYMENALLNKNAPRKLNSYADKNQCYDSEGKIMSNIREPVPNQQNKVQRSSLSCSCSAVEEEHPQCEELEQGRKQCCDDGTSQMASFRPKEESTSQSLREVQKGKRGNNSSPDLSTCLEQEEPPVQKLQTVFLTQLSRQLWEDHAGEQITRQATPMLYYLSAGRTTSVLHPSKDSRSSPKEILTSSYAASAQCVEIQREGHQLQRSSHHHQHSADDLQLQNKDLIFRSPASFTEESFQNDYIEKLKMAQKKVLKETSFKRKDLQMSLPVRLRQKSSKRPSIEHLRSFSLSSASEDAKPVPCSPSHLESLESFNRNEEIRRPQKGQAGGRKRVTQEQKKLCYSEPEKLNHLMDKEISWSQARDETTEQGTVASRRRDLENRGKALSSSSVSRTELKQIQHSALIKYMERKISQRPGGSQHLPLQKPPLQERLSNPKGPPGQISNPNGSRKMQNDEVFCQPLSEQKSPDVFPPLPFAPPRNGSSRCDPSQGDRSCTSKCPSAESLPQAGGSASGRAPERPKSTPSSTQEPCRCARCAAAPRRRRGSCPGPSSFCDPEKDGPKNDEHNDITGRECGQDKKEQTPETPIPVPGDGSKESAGVEEECRTQSLGGSAALKHPEQGMHLHTAPAGPHQGHKHPGKGLLAQETSLHSTPDDVPLEGDTQRRLQPSEEQRYQELALEIIAKDRSLVGILMPHPLRKTALDLMEGLFPVNISMLDKSRRKRGKAQRVQENDRKSHGDGPEECPKSEHETKQRSKYPASMRNQVLKRNRDSTSKLDDLTSKKLELMASLQSRLQALWEEQELVLLEVRECARWGEELEVLLRELCQPQEFERYLMFIGDLEKVLSLLLCLSSRLARVQNALSRTDGNTEPEEKQSLNERHQLLSRQREDAKDLKENLDRRERVVSGILAKYLTEQQLQDYQHFVQVKTSLLIEQKDLEEQIKFFEEQLENLDQSIPI